A stretch of DNA from Kwoniella mangroviensis CBS 8507 chromosome 1 map unlocalized Ctg01, whole genome shotgun sequence:
ctcattttcatcagACCCGAACCCCTCGATCGGCCCTTCACGATGTCGTGACCCGTGAATACACCATCCACCTCCACAAGCGAGTCCACGATTTGTCTTTCAAAAAGAGTGAGTCGGGTCTTATCTTTCAGATTATCTGCTATCATCTCTTGGCCCAATATCTCAGTAAACCTGTAtccctcaccatcaatcagtCTCATCTCATGAGCAGGAATAGCCAACCTAACTTTGTCGTTTTATTTCATCACTTGTAGAGGCCCCAAAAGCCATCAAGTCCATCGTCGAGTTCGCTCAAAAATCAATGGGTGTGAACGACGTCCGAATCTCCCCTGGTCTCAACCAAGCCGTCTGGGCCCGAGGTGTCCGATCCCCACCCAAGAGGATCAGAGTCAGActtgagagaaagagaaacgACGATGAGGGCGCTAAAGAGAAACTTTACGTGCTCGCTTCCGTCGTTGAAGGTGTTACCAgcttcaaggtgagttgtttgCTTCTTTTTTGCCTTCTATCATTCCATACCCCCAAAATTACCCTCTACACTCGATCTATCAATACTGTTATATGAGACGAGCCAGATGCTGATTGTACGTGCACTTCATATAGGGCCTCCAAACCGTCGTTGTTGAAGGTGACGAGTAAACTAGTCAACATAGGATACGATAGGTTGGGGTAGGGTTCTTTTCCGTATTTTAGGGGATGCACGACCATGATACATACTTGTACACCTAAAATGACATTCACTCCTGCAGAACTAACTTCCGCAGAACTGCAAGTGGATCTATATCATACTGCTGACTAATACATTTCCCTTGCGACGAACGGACCTAGATGTTCAAATAGTAATTCCCCCACTTACTACCCTTCATCGTCACAAAGTGAACGTATACACATGTAAGACATGCTTCTCCCGACCTCGCCGCTCTTCTTAATTGAACAAAACACACTCGGAAGCTAATTCAATTGGttaatccttcttcctttcttgacTTCCCCACCTTCTCACGATCAATCATAAGACCTGTGACGCACAACTGTACCACATTGTCTTTGTGTGGATTTATACACCCACACACACAcgcatatatatacatctgtGTACGATGCTCGGGATAGTCTCGAAAGTGAACGAATCTTTGGATTGTGcctgttgttgctgctgcttGTTGGTAAGTGGCGCCCCTATAACATCGAACCTAATTTACCACTAAGCCAATGAGGCAAGAATGATGTGAAGAGAATATGTAGTATGTTCACCTTATCGAAAGGTATCGCAGTATGCATCAAGAAATTCTATGGCACCATAAGAAATTCGTATCGATTATTGACTGCGCCTTTACAATACCCCCGTGTGGTTTGCGCCCTAGTATGAACAATGAAAATAGAAtagagaagaacaaaaaaaaaCGAATAAAAACGAAGATCATCCTTGTCACGCATACTGATCGGCACTCATCAAGACTACGACGGTAAGGTTTCATATCACAATAAACAATAAGCATTTGGAAAGTCTATCTGCCGATATGCTTTATTGTGTATGCATGCACCAATGAACACATGATTATACAAATACAGAGTATAAAGGTAGAGGTAAACCTAATCAATCGTTTACCTCTTTTTTTCCTCTCCCACTCCAACTACCACAATGAGATCATATCATAATGGGGGACTTCTTCacacatccttcttccccatcaTCAGGTCCAATCCACTCTACTACCCTATGATCACGATCAATCGACCGGTATCGACGGAAATGTCTCGTacctatctatctatcccTTATCGACTACTCGTACTTTGATATTCCCCACTCTTGGAAAGTTGACAAGGGTTGCATAATCCCCTCTTTCTCCCCCTCCTTTCGACTGATCTCGTCCCTGAATTTAATCATTTAGATCACAATCAACGCAACGAATCACCCATCAAATCAGATAAACATGAGGTGTAAAGGTCAAATACGTAACGGGTTACATAGTCAGACGCGTAAGTGgcaaaatcaaaaatcaTTATGAGAACAAGGTAAAAACGAAAACCTCATGTTTTACACCGATTCTAACAAGTGTTTCGCGTTATGACATCTTGACATTTTCTGGGTTGCATGTATAGCTGGATAATCAACGGAATACACAGGACATAAGGGCTTTCCCTATTCTTGTTTCATGAGATACATAGCAACGAGAACCAAC
This window harbors:
- a CDS encoding 60S ribosomal protein eL31, producing the protein MLENDYRDRWGQQRIEAPTTKERKTRTPRSALHDVVTREYTIHLHKRVHDLSFKKKAPKAIKSIVEFAQKSMGVNDVRISPGLNQAVWARGVRSPPKRIRVRLERKRNDDEGAKEKLYVLASVVEGVTSFKGLQTVVVEGDE